The following proteins are co-located in the Stigmatella aurantiaca genome:
- a CDS encoding exo-beta-N-acetylmuramidase NamZ family protein: protein MTKVKTGLDVWVAQGFSALKGRRVGAIVNPTSVDSRFLHLADLLGQASGVTLAALFGPEHGIRGEAQYMVAVGEAKDRKTGVPVHSLYGSTFESLSPRPEWLTGLDALVFDIQDVGSRYYTYVYTMALAMKVAAQARVPFYVLDRPNPLGGVAIEGNLVGEGYRSFVGLYPLPNRHGMTAGELARLFNAEFGIGCELTVVPCEGWRREMYWSDTGLPFLPPSPNMPTPDTALVYPGMCLGEGTNVSEGRGTCRPFEQFGAPWLDAEALVARLEKERLPGVAFRPVGFTPTFDKFRGESCNGAFIHVTDRATFQPLRTGIAIFQAVREVSGGQFAWRADAYEFVEDVPAFDLLCGTDQVRRGIEEGWPLSKLLEGFSAQAERFKQQRAPYLLYT, encoded by the coding sequence GTGACGAAGGTGAAGACGGGACTGGACGTGTGGGTGGCGCAGGGGTTCTCCGCGCTCAAGGGGCGGCGCGTGGGGGCCATCGTGAACCCCACGAGCGTGGACTCACGCTTCCTCCACCTCGCGGACCTGCTGGGGCAAGCCTCCGGGGTGACGCTGGCGGCGCTCTTCGGTCCCGAGCACGGCATCCGCGGCGAGGCCCAGTACATGGTGGCGGTGGGCGAGGCGAAGGACCGCAAGACGGGCGTCCCCGTGCACAGCCTCTACGGCTCGACCTTCGAGTCGCTGTCCCCGCGCCCGGAGTGGCTCACGGGCCTGGATGCCCTCGTCTTTGACATCCAGGATGTGGGCAGCCGCTACTACACCTACGTCTACACCATGGCCCTGGCGATGAAGGTGGCGGCCCAGGCGCGCGTGCCCTTCTACGTGCTGGACCGGCCCAACCCGCTGGGCGGCGTGGCCATCGAAGGCAACCTCGTGGGCGAGGGCTACCGCTCCTTCGTGGGGCTCTACCCGCTGCCCAACCGCCACGGCATGACGGCGGGGGAGCTGGCGCGGCTCTTCAACGCGGAGTTCGGCATCGGCTGCGAGCTGACGGTGGTGCCGTGCGAGGGCTGGCGCCGCGAGATGTACTGGTCCGACACGGGGCTGCCCTTCCTGCCGCCCTCGCCCAACATGCCCACCCCCGACACGGCGCTCGTCTACCCGGGCATGTGCCTGGGCGAGGGCACCAACGTCTCCGAAGGCCGGGGCACGTGCCGGCCCTTCGAGCAGTTCGGCGCGCCGTGGCTGGACGCGGAGGCGCTGGTGGCCCGCCTGGAGAAGGAGCGCCTGCCGGGCGTGGCCTTCCGGCCCGTGGGCTTCACCCCCACCTTCGACAAGTTCCGGGGCGAGTCCTGCAACGGCGCCTTCATCCACGTCACGGACCGGGCCACCTTCCAGCCCCTGCGCACGGGCATCGCCATCTTCCAGGCGGTGCGCGAGGTGAGTGGCGGCCAGTTCGCCTGGCGGGCGGATGCCTACGAGTTCGTGGAGGATGTGCCCGCGTTCGACTTGCTCTGCGGCACGGATCAGGTGCGCCGGGGCATCGAGGAGGGCTGGCCCCTGAGCAAGCTTCTGGAGGGCTTCTCCGCCCAGGCCGAGCGCTTCAAACAGCAACGCGCCCCCTACTTGCTGTACACTTGA
- a CDS encoding adenylate/guanylate cyclase domain-containing protein, with protein MKTANLAIVFTDIKGFTERTSRQTHEQNQRLLQTHNALLAPLFKAFGGRILKSIGDAFLVTFESPTQAVLSGIAIQDRLWHYNLSAEEDSRLHVRVAVNVGEVRVESSDVFGEPVNIAARVEGITEAGEVFFTEAVYLAMNKAEVPSQEVGTYELKGIPGKIRIFRVPKAPYRVEAPLLPAPPPVEPAVEGPPFGNIALSRVPETGPGQELAATAAALGQHAAALGGRAKSLGGQILEGASRSFSPLKARLNPEGKLQLPAGLTRRRLALGLGGLAVVLGVGVVAFRGSAAERAISDFESAAPSERNALEVKARKLIEQEKNAGVQSYLYGRLEEADGSWDGALRRYRTAIKAGEGDAEDRLIGLMEHPKCAVRTAAAEMAGELRLSSARSALKSLAASGGPDDKGGSGALGRLFNCDSRRAAKSALERLKDG; from the coding sequence TTGAAGACCGCCAACCTCGCCATTGTCTTCACCGACATCAAGGGCTTCACCGAGCGCACCAGCCGGCAGACCCACGAGCAGAACCAGCGCCTGCTCCAGACGCACAACGCGCTGTTGGCGCCACTCTTCAAGGCCTTCGGGGGCCGCATCCTCAAGTCCATTGGCGATGCGTTCCTGGTCACCTTCGAGTCCCCCACCCAGGCGGTGCTCAGCGGCATCGCCATCCAGGACCGGCTCTGGCACTACAACCTCTCGGCCGAGGAGGACTCGCGGCTCCACGTGCGCGTGGCCGTCAACGTCGGGGAAGTGCGCGTCGAGTCCAGTGATGTCTTCGGCGAGCCGGTGAACATTGCCGCGCGCGTGGAGGGCATCACCGAGGCCGGGGAGGTGTTCTTCACGGAGGCCGTCTACCTGGCGATGAACAAGGCGGAGGTGCCCTCCCAGGAGGTGGGCACCTACGAGCTCAAGGGCATTCCCGGGAAGATTCGCATCTTTCGTGTGCCCAAGGCGCCCTACCGCGTGGAGGCGCCGCTGCTGCCCGCCCCGCCTCCCGTGGAGCCCGCGGTGGAGGGGCCTCCCTTTGGCAACATCGCGCTCTCCCGGGTCCCGGAGACAGGCCCGGGGCAAGAGCTGGCGGCCACCGCCGCGGCGCTGGGCCAACATGCCGCGGCGCTGGGAGGCCGCGCGAAGAGCCTGGGCGGCCAGATCCTGGAAGGCGCGTCCCGGAGCTTCTCGCCCCTCAAGGCCCGCCTGAACCCGGAGGGAAAGCTCCAGCTTCCTGCCGGGCTCACCCGGCGGCGCCTGGCCCTGGGGCTGGGGGGGCTGGCGGTGGTGCTGGGCGTGGGGGTGGTGGCCTTCCGGGGCAGTGCCGCGGAGCGGGCCATCTCCGACTTCGAGTCCGCGGCGCCCTCGGAGCGCAACGCCCTGGAAGTCAAAGCCCGCAAGCTCATTGAACAGGAGAAGAACGCCGGGGTGCAGAGCTATCTGTACGGGCGCCTGGAGGAGGCGGACGGCTCCTGGGATGGCGCCCTCCGGCGCTACCGGACGGCCATCAAGGCGGGCGAGGGCGATGCCGAGGACCGGCTCATCGGCTTGATGGAGCACCCCAAGTGCGCCGTGCGCACGGCGGCGGCGGAGATGGCCGGAGAGCTTCGGTTGAGCAGCGCACGGAGCGCGTTGAAGTCGCTGGCGGCCTCGGGCGGACCGGACGACAAGGGCGGCTCCGGGGCCTTGGGCCGTTTGTTCAACTGTGATTCCCGGCGCGCCGCGAAGAGCGCGCTGGAGCGCCTGAAGGATGGCTGA
- the nadD gene encoding nicotinate (nicotinamide) nucleotide adenylyltransferase, producing MKVALLGGSFNPPHVGHLLAALYVHATQQVDEVWLMPAYQHPFGKALAPFEHRVRMCEVMCEETSGWLKTNSVEKVLGEQGGSGRTVDTLSFLRECNPTIRFALIIGSDILKDLPHWKSFDRIERMAQVLVLYRAGYPAPGTLGPPLAEVSSTQIRDMLARGEEPTELVPRGVLDYAREMGLYGLGPPAG from the coding sequence GTGAAAGTCGCGCTCCTCGGAGGGTCGTTCAATCCCCCGCACGTGGGCCACCTGCTGGCGGCGCTCTACGTGCACGCCACGCAGCAGGTGGATGAGGTGTGGCTGATGCCGGCCTACCAGCACCCGTTCGGCAAGGCGCTGGCGCCCTTCGAGCACCGCGTGCGGATGTGCGAGGTGATGTGCGAGGAGACCTCGGGCTGGCTGAAGACGAACTCCGTGGAGAAGGTGCTGGGAGAGCAGGGCGGAAGCGGGCGCACCGTGGACACCCTCAGCTTCCTGCGGGAGTGCAACCCGACGATTCGCTTCGCGCTGATCATCGGCTCGGACATCCTGAAGGACCTGCCGCACTGGAAGTCCTTTGACCGCATCGAGCGGATGGCGCAGGTGCTGGTGCTGTACCGGGCGGGGTACCCAGCGCCGGGAACGCTGGGCCCGCCGCTGGCGGAGGTCTCCTCCACGCAGATCCGCGACATGCTGGCGCGGGGCGAGGAGCCCACGGAGCTGGTGCCCCGGGGGGTGCTCGACTACGCGCGCGAGATGGGCCTCTACGGCCTGGGCCCGCCGGCGGGCTGA
- a CDS encoding endonuclease MutS2, producing the protein MSVQIAQRTLEDLGFAEVLRALAHRCRTTPGKERALARPFLDTEERVAEALALVAEARRLAQEQFSLPLGGVSDLREAVNRASKGGMLEPRDLIAAAQLLYAFARTRDALEEREDAVPILATLGRRLPMLEALASRIDRSFEPDGTISDRASPDLKEARDRASGLHRRIKSRLDELLHDEAFLPKLRENYYTLRNGRYVVPVVSNYRGEVPGIVHNASQTGQTLFIEPQAMVSLGNDLAIAQSVVAEEERRILQDLSNQLGKEATRVQDGLDAVAVLDEAEAVALLAADLDAHTPVFTGVEEMALRLVRHPLLALKGTEVVPNDVVLSGQARALVISGPNAGGKTVTLTAVGLCSLMLRCGLPIPVAEGSRMPLSRSVHSTVGDAQDLSQGLSTFSAHVAMLRDIAAAVGKDSLVLIDEIAADTDPREGAAIAIAVLEELLDKGAVVLVTTHLEELKALAHMDPRFLNARVGFDSKRMAPTYRLQLGASGASSAIDVAARMGLPERICQRARDLSLNAGGPLAKALAAAEEERRKLNEELDRAKVAAEAAEKLRKELEAQKQAFERDRKEKMMRFNEDVEAASEHAAAEVRELLVKLRAQSNEKAAQEARVALQQRAEEAGKRAKEARAELYQVVAPAPPTLKVGAWVRHSGFDKDVEILELNGDEALVAAGILKMRVPTSELSGSRTAKPQQRFPERNRQEAALKKASAAAAAEVQATNFRCDVRGMRADDALAEMERFFDQGMRSGEEAALIIHGHGTGALKQAIRDYLTNSPYVRMFRPGESHEGGDGVTVVALRA; encoded by the coding sequence ATGTCCGTGCAGATTGCCCAAAGAACACTCGAGGATCTTGGCTTCGCGGAGGTGCTCCGCGCCCTGGCCCACCGCTGCCGGACCACGCCCGGCAAAGAGCGCGCCCTGGCCCGCCCTTTCCTGGACACCGAGGAGCGCGTCGCGGAAGCCCTGGCGCTCGTGGCGGAAGCCCGCCGCCTGGCCCAGGAGCAGTTCTCCCTCCCCCTGGGAGGCGTCAGCGACCTGAGGGAGGCGGTCAACCGGGCCTCCAAGGGTGGAATGCTGGAGCCGAGGGATCTCATCGCCGCCGCCCAGCTCCTGTACGCCTTCGCCCGCACCCGCGATGCGCTGGAGGAGCGTGAGGACGCGGTTCCCATCCTGGCCACCCTCGGCCGCCGGCTGCCCATGCTGGAGGCGCTGGCCTCCCGCATCGACCGCAGCTTCGAGCCCGACGGGACGATCTCCGACCGGGCCAGTCCGGACCTGAAGGAGGCCCGGGACCGGGCCAGCGGCCTGCACCGGCGCATCAAGAGCCGGTTGGACGAGCTGCTGCACGACGAGGCCTTCCTGCCGAAGCTGCGCGAGAACTACTACACGCTGCGCAACGGCCGGTACGTGGTGCCCGTGGTGTCCAACTACCGCGGCGAGGTGCCCGGCATCGTCCACAACGCGAGCCAGACGGGCCAGACGCTCTTCATCGAGCCCCAGGCCATGGTGAGCCTGGGCAACGACCTGGCCATTGCCCAGTCGGTGGTGGCCGAGGAGGAGCGGCGCATCCTCCAGGATCTGTCCAACCAGCTCGGCAAGGAAGCCACCCGGGTCCAGGACGGCCTGGACGCGGTGGCGGTGCTGGACGAGGCCGAGGCGGTGGCCCTGCTCGCCGCGGACCTGGACGCGCACACCCCGGTGTTCACGGGCGTGGAGGAGATGGCGCTGCGGCTGGTGCGCCACCCCCTGCTGGCGCTCAAGGGCACGGAGGTGGTGCCCAATGACGTGGTGCTCTCCGGCCAGGCCCGGGCCCTGGTGATCTCCGGTCCCAACGCGGGCGGCAAGACGGTCACCCTGACGGCCGTGGGCCTGTGCTCGCTGATGCTGCGCTGCGGCCTGCCCATCCCCGTGGCCGAGGGCTCGCGGATGCCGCTCTCCCGCTCGGTGCACTCCACGGTGGGCGACGCGCAGGACCTGTCCCAGGGCCTCTCCACGTTCAGCGCGCACGTGGCGATGCTGCGCGACATCGCCGCGGCGGTGGGCAAGGACTCGCTGGTCCTCATCGACGAGATCGCCGCGGACACGGATCCGCGCGAGGGCGCGGCCATCGCCATCGCCGTGCTGGAGGAGCTGCTGGACAAGGGCGCGGTGGTGCTGGTGACGACGCACCTGGAGGAGCTCAAGGCCCTGGCGCACATGGACCCGCGCTTCCTCAACGCGCGCGTGGGCTTCGATTCGAAGCGGATGGCGCCCACGTACCGGCTGCAGCTCGGCGCGTCGGGGGCCTCCTCGGCGATCGACGTGGCGGCGCGCATGGGCCTGCCCGAGCGCATCTGCCAGCGCGCCCGGGACTTGTCCCTCAACGCGGGCGGCCCGCTGGCCAAGGCCCTGGCGGCGGCCGAGGAGGAGCGGCGCAAGCTCAACGAGGAGCTGGACCGGGCGAAGGTGGCGGCCGAGGCGGCCGAGAAGCTGCGCAAGGAGCTGGAGGCGCAGAAGCAGGCCTTCGAGCGCGATCGCAAAGAGAAGATGATGCGCTTCAACGAGGACGTCGAGGCAGCCAGCGAGCACGCGGCGGCCGAGGTGCGCGAGCTGCTGGTGAAGCTGCGGGCACAGTCCAACGAGAAGGCGGCCCAGGAGGCGCGCGTGGCGTTGCAGCAGCGGGCCGAGGAGGCCGGCAAGCGCGCCAAGGAGGCCCGGGCGGAGCTGTACCAGGTGGTGGCCCCGGCCCCGCCGACGCTCAAGGTGGGCGCCTGGGTGCGGCACTCCGGGTTCGACAAGGACGTGGAGATCCTCGAGCTGAACGGGGATGAGGCCCTGGTGGCCGCGGGCATCCTGAAGATGCGCGTGCCCACCTCGGAGCTGTCCGGCTCCCGCACGGCGAAGCCCCAGCAGAGGTTTCCGGAGCGCAACCGCCAGGAAGCCGCGCTGAAGAAGGCCTCCGCGGCCGCCGCCGCCGAGGTGCAGGCGACGAACTTCCGCTGCGATGTGCGGGGCATGCGGGCCGATGATGCACTGGCGGAGATGGAGCGCTTCTTCGACCAGGGCATGCGCAGCGGCGAGGAAGCGGCCCTCATCATCCACGGCCACGGCACCGGCGCCCTCAAGCAGGCCATCCGCGACTACCTGACGAACTCGCCCTACGTCCGCATGTTCCGGCCCGGGGAGAGCCACGAAGGCGGTGACGGCGTCACCGTCGTCGCGCTGAGGGCATGA
- a CDS encoding tetratricopeptide repeat protein — protein sequence MVWLLLAGILAGASDVPANRGLTEALAREEAGDSAGALAALEALILNAPRWELPRLEAARLLLKLGGGLDRAEAHLDAVAALAPENPRSHYLRGLLWEERGQPLRAAKSYEEALRYRPSYEDARFRVAGLWFAQGDLLKAEMHYRLLLKARPEWVQVRILMSQVLEGQGRWEDAERELEAARQFQPDSVPLKRRLAELYERTGRPKLAEKLRASLTPPPAKRMRPLKPSRR from the coding sequence ATGGTGTGGCTCCTCCTGGCCGGCATTCTCGCGGGTGCCTCGGACGTGCCCGCGAACAGGGGCCTGACGGAGGCCCTCGCCCGGGAAGAGGCGGGGGACTCCGCCGGGGCGCTGGCGGCTTTGGAGGCCCTCATCCTTAACGCCCCACGCTGGGAGCTGCCCAGGCTAGAGGCCGCGCGGTTGCTGCTCAAGCTGGGAGGCGGGCTGGACCGGGCGGAAGCCCACCTGGACGCCGTGGCCGCCCTGGCGCCCGAAAACCCCCGGAGCCACTACCTGCGAGGCCTGCTGTGGGAGGAGCGTGGACAGCCCCTGCGTGCCGCGAAGTCCTATGAGGAGGCGCTGCGCTACCGCCCCTCTTATGAGGATGCCCGGTTCCGGGTGGCGGGCCTCTGGTTCGCCCAGGGGGACTTGCTCAAGGCGGAGATGCACTACCGCCTGCTCCTCAAGGCCCGGCCGGAGTGGGTGCAGGTGCGCATCCTCATGTCCCAGGTGCTGGAAGGGCAGGGGCGGTGGGAGGACGCGGAGCGCGAGCTGGAGGCGGCCCGCCAGTTCCAGCCGGACAGCGTTCCGCTGAAGCGGCGGCTGGCGGAGCTCTACGAGCGGACAGGCAGGCCCAAGCTCGCCGAGAAACTGCGCGCCTCGCTCACGCCGCCGCCCGCGAAGCGCATGCGCCCCTTGAAGCCCTCCCGGCGCTAG